The DNA sequence CTTTTAAAGTAACTCGTTGTGGTGAGGAGGATTTAGAATCTGTTCTGTCGGAAATCAATTTATGTTGAGCGGTCTTGTACTTTGTCACCGTTTGCAGAATTTTCTTGGAGAGATTGTTGTATTCTCGTTCAAAATAACTGATATAGATCTTCAGACTAGGTATAATAGCATTTCGAAGAGAAGCAGAGCTTCTGGCCATAAATTGCAGTTCGCTCATATTTTGAAGCAGTTCTTCTTTTATAAAATTCAAGCTGGTAGCTTCAAATGTATTTACGGATTGTTTGAAAATATTTTTCTTTTCAAATAATAATTCTTTTTCCTTCTCATATTGTGAGGAGATGTTTTGTATCTTTATATCGAAATCTTGGAGTTGTTTAAGTAGAGTGTCGGATGCAGATGTTATTTCACTAGTGGAGTACGTATTGCGTTGTAGCTGAGCATTGCTTAAATGTTCATTCGTAGTAAAAAGCATAGCTTCTCTATGAGATAAAAGCTTTTCAATATAACCAATTTTGTTAGGAATATCTTTAAGCTCTTCTTCCAGAGCTTTCAGTCTTTTTTCGATGTATAGAATCTCTGTATTAGTTGTTTTTTCATCTAAAACTAAGTTTATATTTTTTAGAGATGCTTTTAAGTCAGCACAGTATTGCTCAACAGTTGATGAAGATAGTTGTAATTTTTCCAGACTTTTCTGACACTTATTTTTCTTTTTAGCGGTAGACTTGTCTGTGTGGCTGCTTCTTTTTTCTTCTAATTCCTTGAAGTACTTCGCTTGCTGTTTCTTACATAGGTTTGCTTCTTCTTGGATCTTGTTTAACCGTTGTTGTAGACTAGGCTTAACATTGGGAAACTCTTTGGTGATGCTGCTTGGGTTAATAGGAACTTCAACATTAGGATAGAGATCTTTCAGCTCTTTCAGCTGGGCTTCTACCCTATTATATTCAAGTGCCTGGAGCTTGTCGCATTGGGAATCAAAATTTTTTTTTGCTTTACAAAGCTGTTTATGATTTTTTTCGGTAGGCTGGTTATTGTATATAGATTTTAGGGAAAGATATTTTAGAAGCTTCATTTGATAGAGATGGGTATCAGACCATAATTTGTGTCCTTGGATCTTCTCTATGTTTTTTCTAGAGTTTCTAGCAGGGAGAGCCCAATGAATCGCATCAGATAGATCTATTGTCCCATCTTCTTTCAAACAAAAGATATTTTGTTTAAATTGATCTAAAAGATGATCTTTTTGTAGAGGTCTTTCAGTAGGATATGTATTTAAAAAAAGCACTTGTTTATGACTTCTTACAATATTCTTGAAAACAAGTTGCTCTAAAGAACTTAAACTTTTCTCAAACATATGCTTGGTTAATATGAAACTGCTTTCTTCAAAATTAGCTTGAACTTTTTTAAATGCCGCGCATGCGTCTATAAAGTTAAACGTTAGTGTTTCAGCATTCTTTAATGCCTGGCGAATTTTGCTCTCATCTATAGCGGCATTAACGATTGTGTTAGATAGCAATTTTAAGTTAAGAATCATCTCGTTAGCAGAGGACTCTAGATAGTTTTGAGCCTCCATAAAATAATACTCTTTTTGTTCTAAGAAAAATCTGATATCTGATATCTCAAGAAAAATATTCTTTAAATTAAAGTCTAAAGACTTTAATTGTTTCTCTGTTTTTTCAACTAAATCTTGGTTTTGATCAGTCCAATTCCTACTTTTTTCTAAGTAGGCAACTGCTTGATTTAACTCCCTTATCCCTACATTAAGAGGTTTCTTAGGATCTGACATCTCGATAGAAGATGGGGGTGAATCTTGCTTAGAAACTTCTTTTAGAGGGCCTTGATTTATGATCAGCAAAAGAATCCCTAGAGAGAACACAAGTACGCCTAAGACAGATGTAAATACCCCAATGCCTAAAGAAAGCACTGAGCTAAATCCGGGGATGCTTATTGTGAATAAGATAACACCACATATTAAAAAGATAATTCCAAGAATAAGTAGAGTAATTTCAAAAACTCGTGATTTAATTATAGAAAGCCTAGGAGACTCCTGCTGAGTCGTTTCCGGGGATAATAATTGATTAGAAACGGCAAGAGCAGAAATCATTAAGTATATTAGCCGGTATTTTAGGCAAAAAGTGAATAAGACCAGAAAATCTTACTATAGGTATAGATTTAAGTAAAAGAGAATTAAAGATATCTATAACATTATTTTTTGAGCTTCCAATAACTTTTAGAAGCATCAATCAAACGAACTAATGAAATAAGAGAGGTGTTCTACCTTATATTGTTCTTGTTCAGTCTTAGGAATGTTTGTTCTGTTTGGGATAATCCTATATAAATCTAAGTTTTAAAAATTCATTGTTTTTTAGAGGTATAAGAAACATTACTTCTTTTTTAGAAGAAAAGCGTTTCTTACTAATATAGATGTGTGGTTCCTTGTTTCTTAGAGAATAAATTTATATAATTTATTTTGATTTAATTATATTAATTCTGGTGATTTTGAATCCTTTATAAATAAAAGGATTGGCTGCCCTTTTTAAGGTTTTATAAAATTTGTATTAAAAGCATGGGTTTTTATTTAAAATAGATTATATACTTTTACTTTTTTATTTTTGCTATGCCTGAGCCTCTATATACGAATAAGCTAATCACAGAGAAATCTCCATATTTGCTTCTTTATGCTCATACTCCGGTCAATTGGTATCCTTGGGGAACCGAAGCTTTTCATATTGCTGCTGTTGAGAATAAGCCTATCTTTTTATCTATAGGCTGTAAGCATTCTCGATGGTGTCAGGTGATGTTACAGGAGAGTTATACAAATCCTGAAATTGCTGCCATGCTTAACGAGTATTTCGTGAATGTAAAAGTGGATAAGGAAGAGCTTCCTTATGTAGCCAAGCTTTATAGTGATCTTGCTCAGATGCTTTCAGTATCGGCAGATCATCAAGAATCTACTTCATGGCCTTTAAACGTCTTTCTTACTCCAGATTTAATTCCTTTTTTCTCTATAAATTATTTAGGAAATGAAGGGAAACTTGGTCTCCCCTCATTTGCTCAGATGATTGATAAGCTTCACTTTATGTGGGACGATGTTGAGGAGCGAGAGGCCCTTATCGAACAGGCTACGAAAGTCATAGAAATAGCGTCCTTTTTAGAAGGGTGTGTAAGAAAAGAAGTAATAGAGGAGAGCTCTTTAAAGCGTACCGTAGAAGCTTTGTATCAAGATATTGATCCTCACTATGGAGGAGTCAAGGCCTTTCCTAAGCGGTTGCCTGGTTTGCTCTTACAATTTTTCCTAAGGTATGGTGTTGAGCATCAAGAGAGTCGTGGTTTATTTTTTGTTGATCGTTCTTTGAGTATGCTTGCTTTGGGGGGCATCCGAGATCATATTGGAGGCGGTTTCTATTCTTATACTATAGATGATAAATGGCAGATCCCTGCATTTGAACAACGGCTTATTGATAATGCTTTAATGGCTTTAAACTACCTAGAAGCTTGGACGTGTATTAGAAAAGAAGAATATCGTGTTATAGGAAAGCGCGTCCTTTCTTATATCCTAAGTGAGTTATATGATCCCAAGGTTGGAGCATTTTATAGTTCGGAGCAAGCAGAAAATTGGGGATCTGGAGGGCAGAATTTTTATACATGGTCTGGAGAAGAGATTATCAGTGCTTTAGGTAAGGACGCAGAGATTTTCTGTGATTACTATGCGATTTCCAGGGAAGGCTTTTTCAACGGAAGAAATATACTACATATTCCTGTGGATATGGATATAGAAGAGCTTGCGGAAAAACACAACTGTTCTAAAGAGGCTATTGAAGCTGTTATTGATAGATCACGAGCGGTCTTGAAAACAATTAGAGAAAAACGGCCCCATCGCTCGAAAGATGATCTATCTTTAGCCTTTAATAACGGTTGGATGATTTATACTCTTGTTCACTCAGGCCGTATTCTTGGAGAACCCGAATATATTGATATAGGTGAAAAGTGTGGAGAGTTTGTCCGTAGTTCTCTCTATAAGCACCATGAACTTTACCGAAGGTGGAGAGAAGGAGAGGCAAAATATCGAGCTAGCTTAGAAGATTATGGGGCTCTTATTTTGGGAGTGCTCGCCCTTTATCAATCGGGATGTGGATCTCATTGGCTGGGCTTTGCTAAAGAACTTATGGAGGAAGTGCTCGTCTCCTTTCATTCAGAAGGAGGGGGCTTTTATAGTGTTGATGGCCGTGATAATACATTGCTAATCAAGCAGTCCAATCTCTCTGATGGCGAGGCAATATCAGGGAATGCCTTGGTATGTCAGTGTTTGTTGTCGCTTCACCTCATTACAGAAAAAAAAGACTATCTTACCTATGCTGAAGAGATTTTACAGTTAGCCCAAGCGTATGGTCATACTCATAAATTTTCTTCATTGGGATTGCTAATTGCAGCTCAGAGCTACTTTTCTAGAAAACATATTAAGGTATTAATTGCCTTAGGAAACGTGAAGGATCGTGGAACTATTTTACAGTCTTTGTCAGGGTTATTTCTTCCCTATATATCTTTAATTTGGATGACCCAGGATAACCGAGAACTCTTAGAGTCTATACTTCCAGAATATCAACATAGTTTGATTCCTAAAGGGAACTCTGCAGAGACTGTGATCTATGTTTTAGAAGTAGATCAAGGTAGAAAATTTAAAGACCTGGAATCTTTTCGTTGTTACCTAATCTCCTAATTTTCTTAAAGAAACAGCCAAAGAATACATCTTTATTTCAAAATTAGAAGTTAAGATCATTTTTACTAACTAAAATTTTGTATCTTCAAAAAAGAAAACTTACTTCTCTAAGTGGCCAAAATTATCACAATTCCTTATAGTAAAGTCCCTAGGCAG is a window from the Chlamydia serpentis genome containing:
- a CDS encoding DUF1978 domain-containing protein, with amino-acid sequence MISALAVSNQLLSPETTQQESPRLSIIKSRVFEITLLILGIIFLICGVILFTISIPGFSSVLSLGIGVFTSVLGVLVFSLGILLLIINQGPLKEVSKQDSPPSSIEMSDPKKPLNVGIRELNQAVAYLEKSRNWTDQNQDLVEKTEKQLKSLDFNLKNIFLEISDIRFFLEQKEYYFMEAQNYLESSANEMILNLKLLSNTIVNAAIDESKIRQALKNAETLTFNFIDACAAFKKVQANFEESSFILTKHMFEKSLSSLEQLVFKNIVRSHKQVLFLNTYPTERPLQKDHLLDQFKQNIFCLKEDGTIDLSDAIHWALPARNSRKNIEKIQGHKLWSDTHLYQMKLLKYLSLKSIYNNQPTEKNHKQLCKAKKNFDSQCDKLQALEYNRVEAQLKELKDLYPNVEVPINPSSITKEFPNVKPSLQQRLNKIQEEANLCKKQQAKYFKELEEKRSSHTDKSTAKKKNKCQKSLEKLQLSSSTVEQYCADLKASLKNINLVLDEKTTNTEILYIEKRLKALEEELKDIPNKIGYIEKLLSHREAMLFTTNEHLSNAQLQRNTYSTSEITSASDTLLKQLQDFDIKIQNISSQYEKEKELLFEKKNIFKQSVNTFEATSLNFIKEELLQNMSELQFMARSSASLRNAIIPSLKIYISYFEREYNNLSKKILQTVTKYKTAQHKLISDRTDSKSSSPQRVTLKEKDINKRQRKEDLLVSQKLQILEERIRNLKPL
- a CDS encoding thioredoxin domain-containing protein; its protein translation is MPEPLYTNKLITEKSPYLLLYAHTPVNWYPWGTEAFHIAAVENKPIFLSIGCKHSRWCQVMLQESYTNPEIAAMLNEYFVNVKVDKEELPYVAKLYSDLAQMLSVSADHQESTSWPLNVFLTPDLIPFFSINYLGNEGKLGLPSFAQMIDKLHFMWDDVEEREALIEQATKVIEIASFLEGCVRKEVIEESSLKRTVEALYQDIDPHYGGVKAFPKRLPGLLLQFFLRYGVEHQESRGLFFVDRSLSMLALGGIRDHIGGGFYSYTIDDKWQIPAFEQRLIDNALMALNYLEAWTCIRKEEYRVIGKRVLSYILSELYDPKVGAFYSSEQAENWGSGGQNFYTWSGEEIISALGKDAEIFCDYYAISREGFFNGRNILHIPVDMDIEELAEKHNCSKEAIEAVIDRSRAVLKTIREKRPHRSKDDLSLAFNNGWMIYTLVHSGRILGEPEYIDIGEKCGEFVRSSLYKHHELYRRWREGEAKYRASLEDYGALILGVLALYQSGCGSHWLGFAKELMEEVLVSFHSEGGGFYSVDGRDNTLLIKQSNLSDGEAISGNALVCQCLLSLHLITEKKDYLTYAEEILQLAQAYGHTHKFSSLGLLIAAQSYFSRKHIKVLIALGNVKDRGTILQSLSGLFLPYISLIWMTQDNRELLESILPEYQHSLIPKGNSAETVIYVLEVDQGRKFKDLESFRCYLIS